The following are encoded in a window of Candidatus Moraniibacteriota bacterium genomic DNA:
- a CDS encoding RNA-directed DNA polymerase, translating to MNKQELFEKILSAYYDARKNKRKSHDAIFFEMNYEKECMRLCEELMDRTYRISPSSCFIVNRPVKREIFAGAFRDRVIHHFLFNAVNPWCETMFIRDTYSCRKGKGTSYAVSRAIHFLRSVSKNYSSDAWVIRLDIAGYFMSIRKDILFSIFVDLLERHRNAMLYDFDLLFWLGQKIIDNNPIFSAKVKGKKEDWVGLPRNKSLYWAEKGCGLPIGNLTSQLFANVYLSDFDYYVRSIVSRLGGCYGRYVDDILIFIPKNKNIRTVVQLLEQHLFKKRRLYIHPKKIFTQPYKNGFSFVGRYILPYRIYIKRKTKQNMKKILLRR from the coding sequence ATGAATAAACAAGAACTTTTTGAAAAAATTCTTTCTGCCTACTATGACGCTCGAAAGAATAAAAGAAAAAGTCACGACGCAATTTTTTTTGAGATGAATTATGAAAAAGAATGTATGCGATTGTGTGAAGAGCTTATGGATAGAACGTATAGAATTTCACCCAGTTCTTGTTTTATTGTGAACAGACCAGTAAAAAGAGAAATTTTTGCCGGAGCTTTTCGTGATAGGGTTATTCATCATTTTCTTTTTAATGCTGTAAATCCCTGGTGTGAAACAATGTTTATCCGTGATACGTATAGTTGTCGAAAAGGAAAGGGAACCTCCTATGCCGTATCTCGTGCAATACATTTTCTTCGCTCTGTTTCAAAAAATTATTCTTCGGATGCTTGGGTAATACGACTAGATATAGCGGGGTATTTTATGTCTATTCGAAAGGATATTTTATTTTCTATCTTTGTAGATCTTTTAGAACGTCATCGAAACGCTATGTTATATGACTTTGATCTTCTTTTTTGGTTAGGACAAAAAATTATTGATAATAATCCAATTTTTTCTGCTAAAGTGAAAGGAAAGAAAGAGGATTGGGTTGGGTTGCCGAGAAATAAAAGTCTTTATTGGGCTGAAAAAGGTTGCGGATTACCTATCGGAAATTTAACAAGTCAACTTTTTGCAAATGTATATTTGAGTGATTTTGATTACTATGTTCGATCTATAGTTTCTCGTCTTGGGGGATGTTATGGGCGATATGTAGATGATATTCTTATTTTTATACCTAAGAATAAGAATATTCGGACAGTTGTGCAATTACTCGAACAGCATCTTTTTAAAAAAAGACGGCTTTATATACATCCGAAAAAAATTTTCACACAACCGTATAAAAACGGTTTTTCTTTTGTTGGTAGATATATCCTTCCTTATAGAATATATATAAAACGAAAAACAAAACAGAATATGAAAAAAATTTTATTAAGAAGATGA
- a CDS encoding fibronectin type III domain-containing protein, with protein sequence MKFLKQTAQKRKIQFFVGMFFVVLVNVFSVGEAKAYTFDTNWISPIRSYPTAVGFGTLSWTETPAVDASALMYIRAGNTAIPDGSWTDWTAISNGGNLAVLGVKKYVQQKINFFGNGLAVPVISDITLSTYSGELFSSSYDTKASLNQILSFHWNALESGWGNTAFQIQVSRDKTTWNSWCSGMENPSGNCDTSVWFENDSGTNESTVVMDNAQYRYIRYRLFFTGNTENTASIGDVRIEYDKKIYQTHFTSPVKDFLSPSLFQTLSWNETPGLEAALTMNVRSGNTPTPDGTWSSWIPISNGGDISQFTGNRYLQYEATFSSYDVDTSVILSDVTVAYSQYPVGSYLLTSSPYNSTDTANLLSKIEWNETIPPQTNIRFQLRTAPDLTGSPDWNNGSKWCGPTDCALTTNSNDFASSFYETTPQGESTNPIHLEGNNDQWLQYATWLSNENTGATPTLSQVTLTYLVNASPMIQNVTATPNTDKTVDITYEVKDPDTTTGTNTPGFITPSFSYWDGDSWESIASNTLAPEDVQNKAVNQDSYTTHTATWTPSLSHSNLYLSGSAKIRVTIGDNEGANNTANAESNTFTLDTKIPENPSLSIDASTQDLLDTNTTSLLTLSVSEDSQRFMKVSLFPDLSDTDWEPHTLNKTIKLQSDPDTVYAQFKDQYGNETQIIATESIETPSHIMTQDTSNLYLTPPEYRVFLSFKPSEISSQEFSRYELFRKEEGGSYGTDPHDIRTVPQENFLTDSGGGVDPNTLYTYKVRTKDTLGNISFFSQEVTAKANGIQDAGEGGGGVDDSSPSIANVTVESKDTTTVTITWETDELSDSRVEYATTPNTYTKQTGVSTYADTQAQSGLHRVTLTNLTPNTPYFFRVASTDPQGNTGVNDNNGNGYEVTTNPGPSISGVAVSSASNTQATIFWNTNVPADSVLHYSENKNGSLIDPITLSGSSVLTKNHQVTLDALTQGTTYYFYVTSTDSQGNIANDNNGGNYFQFSTTLDETPPTITNLQTSLISNDKAVITANTDEEASFLLQYRKKGSLTFTQTEQGTTYDRSHYRVLDTLTPDTEYEYQVSVKDINQNESQSDIQTMKTTLDPEYNHAPLSKIHTISDPPKVLTDQKAVITFQTDQAANCILEYGTQSRNYQEVPQTEATGIYDTLHSLHLGGLIFNTTYFYKLLCEDNLGTLIESEEKSFTTKLKQVDSGSEQAESTPPSISGVKVKDITGESAVVSWETDEVSNSQVRYGTTEEMEELRGNALINTDIAKFSTAHSVTLRGLIPSTKYFFSASSYDTAGNIGTSSQQTFQTQSPSSISSIKASSKQIGETTITWKTSTPTTSIVEYGNTENYGQTRKSEELKKDHEIIINNLLENSTYHFRVKGEDESKNLFSSSDSTFEPKSPPQIKEIKIEVLSDREAKVNFLTDTLTDSLVTYKNKNKEEDQKSEGNPSLLQTHSLTLKELTPGENYVLTVRVRDDMGNETLSDEIEFTMQKDETSPTVERVSTDSALSQNGKVQMIINWQTDEDASSSLIYKEGRAGEEKTVNVSSSPTKNHIIVLTSWKPGTLYSYKVIVKDLSGNETITKDYITLTPQTKESVVELIIKNFKEIFAWTGG encoded by the coding sequence ATGAAATTTCTCAAACAAACAGCACAAAAAAGGAAAATACAGTTTTTTGTAGGAATGTTTTTTGTGGTGCTTGTGAATGTTTTTTCTGTGGGAGAGGCGAAGGCATATACTTTTGATACTAACTGGATATCGCCGATCAGATCGTATCCAACAGCGGTTGGTTTTGGCACTCTTTCTTGGACGGAAACTCCTGCTGTGGATGCAAGTGCTTTGATGTATATTCGTGCAGGGAATACAGCTATTCCTGATGGTTCATGGACGGATTGGACGGCTATTTCCAATGGAGGGAATCTTGCTGTCTTGGGGGTCAAAAAATATGTGCAACAAAAAATTAATTTCTTTGGAAATGGCTTAGCTGTTCCTGTTATTTCCGACATTACTTTATCTACGTATTCTGGAGAGCTTTTTTCTTCGTCTTATGATACTAAAGCTTCTCTCAATCAAATCCTTTCTTTTCATTGGAATGCATTAGAATCTGGCTGGGGGAATACGGCGTTTCAGATACAAGTTTCTCGAGACAAAACAACATGGAATTCATGGTGTAGTGGAATGGAAAATCCAAGCGGAAATTGTGATACTTCGGTGTGGTTTGAAAATGATTCTGGAACGAATGAATCGACGGTTGTGATGGATAATGCACAGTATCGTTATATTCGATATAGACTTTTTTTTACAGGAAATACTGAAAATACGGCTTCCATAGGGGATGTTCGTATAGAGTATGATAAAAAAATATACCAAACACATTTTACCAGCCCCGTCAAAGACTTTCTTTCCCCCTCTCTTTTCCAAACGCTTTCTTGGAATGAAACTCCGGGACTTGAAGCAGCACTCACTATGAATGTCCGATCAGGAAATACTCCAACACCTGACGGAACATGGTCTTCATGGATTCCCATTTCCAATGGGGGAGATATATCCCAATTTACAGGCAATCGCTATCTTCAGTATGAAGCAACGTTTTCTTCGTATGATGTAGATACATCAGTTATTCTTTCCGATGTAACAGTTGCTTACTCCCAATACCCCGTAGGCTCCTATCTTCTCACCTCTTCCCCCTACAACTCCACCGATACTGCGAACCTCCTCTCTAAAATAGAATGGAATGAAACCATTCCTCCTCAAACAAATATACGTTTCCAACTCCGAACCGCACCAGATCTAACAGGATCTCCTGATTGGAACAATGGTTCCAAATGGTGTGGACCTACAGATTGCGCCCTCACAACAAATAGCAATGACTTTGCTTCGAGTTTTTACGAAACAACACCACAAGGAGAATCTACCAATCCCATACATCTAGAAGGAAACAATGATCAATGGTTACAGTATGCTACCTGGCTTTCTAATGAAAACACCGGAGCCACTCCAACACTTTCTCAAGTAACGCTTACCTATCTGGTAAACGCTTCTCCTATGATTCAAAATGTAACTGCTACTCCCAATACAGATAAAACAGTAGATATCACCTACGAAGTCAAAGATCCTGATACAACTACAGGAACCAATACTCCAGGATTTATTACTCCGAGCTTTTCCTATTGGGATGGAGATTCATGGGAAAGCATTGCTTCTAATACTCTAGCTCCCGAAGATGTACAAAACAAAGCAGTGAATCAAGATTCGTACACAACACACACAGCTACCTGGACTCCTTCACTTTCTCACTCAAATCTCTATCTTTCTGGATCAGCCAAGATTCGTGTCACTATAGGGGACAATGAAGGAGCAAATAATACAGCAAATGCAGAATCCAATACCTTTACATTGGATACAAAGATTCCAGAGAACCCTTCTCTTTCTATAGACGCATCCACTCAAGATCTTCTTGATACCAACACCACATCACTCCTTACTCTTTCTGTATCTGAAGACTCTCAACGATTCATGAAAGTTTCTCTTTTTCCTGATCTCTCTGATACTGATTGGGAACCCCATACTCTTAACAAAACTATCAAACTCCAAAGTGATCCTGATACCGTCTACGCACAATTCAAAGATCAATACGGAAATGAAACACAAATCATTGCTACTGAGAGTATAGAGACTCCTTCTCATATCATGACACAAGATACTTCTAATCTTTATCTTACTCCTCCTGAATATCGAGTCTTTCTTAGTTTCAAACCATCAGAAATCTCTTCTCAAGAATTCTCTCGTTATGAACTCTTCAGAAAAGAAGAAGGGGGTTCTTATGGTACTGACCCTCATGATATACGAACAGTTCCTCAAGAAAACTTTCTTACTGATTCAGGAGGAGGTGTTGATCCTAATACTCTCTATACGTATAAAGTACGAACCAAAGATACACTCGGAAATATTTCTTTCTTTTCTCAAGAAGTAACTGCCAAAGCAAATGGCATCCAAGATGCAGGAGAGGGTGGTGGTGGAGTTGATGATAGTTCTCCTTCTATTGCCAACGTAACCGTAGAATCTAAAGACACCACAACCGTAACTATCACATGGGAAACAGATGAACTCTCTGACTCTCGTGTAGAATATGCAACCACTCCCAACACCTATACCAAACAAACAGGAGTCTCTACCTATGCTGACACCCAAGCACAATCAGGACTTCATAGAGTCACTCTTACCAACCTCACACCAAACACTCCCTACTTCTTTAGAGTTGCCTCTACTGATCCTCAAGGCAATACCGGAGTCAATGACAATAATGGCAATGGATATGAAGTCACAACGAATCCTGGACCTTCTATCAGTGGTGTAGCGGTATCAAGTGCTTCTAACACACAAGCAACCATATTCTGGAATACGAATGTCCCTGCAGACTCTGTACTCCATTACAGTGAAAACAAGAATGGATCTCTTATCGATCCTATCACTCTCTCCGGATCAAGTGTTCTTACAAAAAATCATCAAGTAACCTTAGATGCTCTTACTCAAGGAACCACCTACTATTTCTACGTTACCTCCACCGACTCACAAGGAAACATTGCCAATGACAATAATGGAGGAAACTATTTTCAATTCTCTACAACACTCGACGAAACACCTCCTACCATAACGAATCTTCAAACATCTCTTATCTCAAATGACAAAGCAGTTATTACAGCAAACACAGATGAAGAAGCATCCTTCCTCCTTCAGTACAGAAAAAAAGGAAGCCTTACCTTCACACAAACAGAACAAGGAACAACATACGATAGATCTCACTACAGGGTACTCGATACTCTTACTCCTGATACAGAGTATGAATATCAAGTGAGTGTTAAAGATATCAATCAAAACGAATCACAGAGTGATATACAAACAATGAAAACAACCTTAGATCCAGAATACAATCATGCACCTCTTTCAAAGATTCATACTATCAGTGATCCTCCTAAAGTACTCACTGATCAAAAAGCAGTCATAACCTTCCAGACGGATCAAGCAGCAAACTGCATCCTTGAATATGGAACCCAATCAAGAAACTACCAAGAAGTTCCTCAAACAGAAGCGACAGGAATCTATGACACACTCCATTCCCTGCATCTTGGAGGACTCATCTTTAACACAACCTACTTCTACAAACTTCTTTGTGAAGATAATCTTGGAACCCTCATAGAGAGTGAAGAAAAAAGCTTCACAACAAAACTCAAACAAGTAGACAGTGGAAGTGAACAAGCAGAATCTACTCCTCCCTCTATCTCAGGAGTCAAAGTCAAAGACATTACAGGAGAGAGTGCAGTGGTGAGTTGGGAGACGGATGAAGTTTCAAACTCACAGGTGAGGTATGGGACGACGGAGGAGATGGAAGAATTAAGAGGAAATGCTTTGATAAATACAGACATCGCTAAATTCTCAACAGCCCATTCTGTAACCTTGCGAGGACTCATTCCTTCAACAAAGTATTTTTTCAGTGCAAGCTCATACGACACCGCCGGAAACATAGGCACCTCCTCCCAACAAACCTTCCAAACGCAATCTCCTTCTTCCATCTCTTCCATTAAAGCTTCTTCCAAACAAATAGGGGAAACAACTATCACATGGAAAACTTCCACTCCCACTACCTCTATTGTTGAATATGGAAACACAGAAAACTATGGACAAACAAGAAAAAGTGAAGAACTCAAAAAAGATCATGAAATTATCATAAACAATCTTTTAGAAAACTCTACCTACCACTTCCGAGTAAAAGGAGAAGATGAATCAAAAAATCTCTTCTCTTCTTCCGACTCTACCTTTGAACCAAAGTCTCCACCACAAATCAAAGAAATCAAGATAGAAGTTCTTTCAGACAGAGAAGCAAAAGTAAACTTCCTTACTGATACTCTTACCGACTCTCTTGTAACCTACAAAAACAAAAACAAAGAAGAAGATCAAAAGAGTGAAGGAAATCCCTCCCTCCTCCAAACTCACTCCCTCACCCTCAAAGAACTCACTCCTGGAGAAAACTACGTTCTTACTGTACGAGTCAGAGATGATATGGGAAATGAAACTCTCTCTGATGAGATAGAATTCACTATGCAAAAAGATGAAACTTCTCCTACAGTAGAAAGAGTCTCTACCGACTCCGCTCTTTCACAAAACGGAAAAGTACAAATGATTATTAACTGGCAAACAGATGAAGATGCTTCTTCCTCCCTCATCTACAAAGAAGGAAGAGCAGGAGAAGAAAAAACAGTGAATGTAAGTTCTTCCCCAACAAAGAATCACATCATTGTACTCACCTCTTGGAAACCAGGAACTCTCTACTCTTACAAAGTCATAGTAAAAGATCTGAGTGGGAATGAAACCATAACCAAAGACTACATCACCCTTACACCACAAACAAAAGAATCTGTTGTAGAACTCATCATAAAGAACTTCAAAGAAATCTTTGCTTGGACGGGAGGGTAG
- a CDS encoding GtrA family protein, with the protein MQKNTSPLSLKDLIFGGINGGIFGLMAVFTLKNFNSPLTENPLLILIGFTLFSVLGIAIGYLLSRYIANFFFQLAKFGAVGAANFSIDFGVLNLLILVSHISNGIGFTGFKAISFVVAVINSYFWNKFWSFESKNTKKMENEFSQFLMVSFIGALLNVGISHLMVNVIGSGTMNSIVWANISAAIASIAVISWNFFGYKFFVFKK; encoded by the coding sequence ATGCAAAAAAATACTTCTCCACTAAGTCTTAAAGACCTTATTTTTGGAGGTATCAATGGTGGTATATTCGGACTCATGGCCGTTTTCACCCTTAAAAACTTTAATTCCCCTCTTACAGAAAATCCTCTTCTTATTCTTATTGGATTTACCTTATTTTCAGTATTGGGAATTGCGATCGGATACCTTCTTTCTCGATATATTGCAAACTTTTTTTTTCAACTTGCTAAGTTTGGAGCTGTTGGAGCTGCTAATTTTTCTATAGACTTTGGAGTACTCAATCTTCTTATTCTTGTATCTCATATTTCAAATGGAATTGGGTTTACAGGATTTAAAGCTATTTCCTTCGTTGTAGCAGTAATCAATAGTTATTTTTGGAACAAATTTTGGTCTTTTGAAAGTAAAAATACGAAAAAAATGGAAAATGAATTTTCTCAATTCCTTATGGTAAGTTTTATTGGAGCGCTTCTCAATGTGGGTATTTCTCATTTAATGGTAAATGTTATTGGTAGTGGGACAATGAATTCAATAGTTTGGGCAAATATTTCAGCTGCGATAGCATCTATTGCTGTTATTTCTTGGAATTTCTTTGGGTATAAATTTTTTGTTTTCAAAAAATAA
- the dnaX gene encoding DNA polymerase III subunit gamma/tau, protein MANIYQKYRPSSFSEVKGQVHIVKALSLAVQKNRIGHAYLFTGPRGTGKTSLARIFAKILNCHNPKNLEPCQECPSCKEINSGISLNVVEIDAASYTGVENIRELRKEMTIPPSGSLYRIYIIDEVHMLSKGASNALLKILEEPPKHIIFILATTELHKVLPTVRSRCQEFEFSRILTDIIVEKLSFIAKKENVSIEEEALRVIALLSEGGMRNAESLFSQIIPLGKKKSFTKEAIEEIFGISDFHIISDFAFALFFKSSAENLSLIDHLTKKGRDYEVFLKNLIYFFRQALHIKLGSQYIDPEYSPGTSYRECIDTIIKKTDIERLLEVIEILSIAQIKTKDSFLTQLPLEIASVKISSSNFSKETFEKEIPKENTSLPQQEKITKKIEDVKEIPKKEIPSEISTPSKNIITPKEIEKSKKEKHTDDSLEIKEELPKKLVFSLEKAHSVWSDFLLETKQQNISFSLLFSNTLPLRMEEKTLILTTPFALHRDKINDAKNRLTAEAILTKLAKLPAIILCLTDKESGYERLSKSDSEYKNTSKETLTDALEIFGGSLVETS, encoded by the coding sequence ATGGCTAATATTTATCAAAAATACCGACCCTCTTCATTTTCCGAAGTAAAAGGACAAGTTCATATCGTTAAAGCTCTTTCTTTGGCTGTACAAAAAAATCGAATTGGGCATGCCTATCTTTTTACTGGACCAAGAGGAACAGGAAAAACTTCTCTTGCTCGAATTTTTGCAAAAATACTCAATTGTCATAATCCTAAAAATTTAGAGCCCTGCCAAGAATGTCCGAGTTGCAAAGAAATAAATTCAGGCATATCTCTCAATGTAGTCGAAATAGATGCCGCCTCATATACTGGAGTAGAAAACATTCGAGAACTTCGCAAAGAAATGACCATTCCTCCGAGTGGATCTCTTTATAGAATATATATTATTGATGAAGTTCATATGCTTTCCAAAGGAGCTTCGAACGCTCTTCTTAAAATATTAGAAGAACCTCCTAAGCATATTATTTTTATTCTTGCGACCACGGAACTTCACAAAGTTCTTCCTACGGTTCGTTCTCGTTGTCAAGAATTTGAATTTTCTCGAATTCTTACAGATATCATAGTTGAAAAACTTTCCTTTATTGCAAAAAAAGAAAATGTTTCTATTGAGGAAGAAGCTCTTCGTGTTATCGCCCTTCTTTCCGAAGGAGGTATGCGAAATGCTGAATCCCTCTTTTCTCAAATTATCCCATTAGGAAAAAAGAAATCTTTTACCAAAGAAGCTATTGAGGAAATATTTGGTATTAGCGATTTCCACATAATATCTGATTTTGCTTTCGCTCTTTTTTTCAAATCGAGTGCTGAAAATCTTTCTCTTATAGACCATCTCACAAAAAAAGGAAGGGACTATGAAGTTTTTTTAAAAAATCTTATTTATTTTTTTCGTCAAGCACTTCATATTAAACTTGGATCCCAATATATTGACCCAGAATATTCTCCGGGTACATCGTATCGTGAATGTATCGATACTATAATAAAAAAGACTGATATAGAAAGGCTTCTTGAGGTTATAGAAATTCTTTCCATTGCTCAGATAAAAACAAAGGATTCCTTCTTAACGCAATTACCACTCGAAATAGCCTCTGTAAAAATTTCTTCCTCCAACTTTTCAAAGGAAACTTTCGAAAAAGAAATCCCAAAAGAGAATACATCATTACCCCAACAAGAAAAAATTACCAAAAAAATAGAAGATGTAAAAGAAATTCCTAAAAAAGAAATTCCTTCAGAAATAAGTACTCCTTCTAAAAATATAATTACCCCTAAAGAAATTGAAAAGAGTAAGAAGGAAAAACATACAGATGATTCTCTTGAGATAAAAGAAGAATTACCCAAAAAATTAGTCTTTTCTTTGGAAAAAGCCCACTCTGTTTGGAGTGATTTTCTTTTGGAAACAAAGCAGCAAAATATTTCTTTCTCCCTTCTTTTCTCCAATACACTTCCCCTTCGGATGGAAGAAAAAACCCTTATACTCACAACACCATTCGCTCTTCATCGTGATAAAATCAATGATGCAAAGAATCGTTTGACAGCAGAGGCAATACTTACTAAACTTGCAAAATTACCCGCTATAATTCTCTGTCTCACCGATAAAGAATCTGGGTATGAAAGATTAAGTAAATCTGATTCTGAATACAAGAATACTTCCAAAGAAACACTTACAGACGCTCTTGAAATATTTGGGGGTTCTCTTGTAGAAACATCATAA